From one Mobula hypostoma chromosome 28, sMobHyp1.1, whole genome shotgun sequence genomic stretch:
- the LOC134339048 gene encoding schlafen-like protein 1: MDDDSVQSPCLSVFVGNLNPDYSKEQLSYKLKDLFASVGTVLQRHDIEVFKKHKRAHAYIRLKKDSEVQKVLQELQDPGILEVNDMKGLVVKGKMLKVAKDIREFSEHTSDKSSSADPLRQESQSQQQKDKRRLDQTQETSGGPSGKSMQLPSKIIDHLATPLTGTKSDSAIMGGEISGQERLFYGTLMGSETRNVEFKRGGGEYLNVTLKNHVRKYICAFLNSEGGSLFVGVNDDGTVCGVECSHKDEDRVRLLIDSILKGFKPPLFPTSYSISFLPVIKDGDTGLFLKVVRLTVHPPCKDGDIFLYETDQGEVYIRRDGSVQGPLSGSSIQEWCRQKWTAEVKKLQDIIDTLVKEEYQLQEELRQRQQNLQELQEFNSDRAAVSNLCCVI, encoded by the exons ATGGATGATGACAGTGTCCAATCTCCTTGTCTGTCAGTGTTCGTGGGTAACTTAAATCCGGATTACTCCAAGGAGCAGCTGAGCTACAAACTGAAAGATTTATTTGCTTCGGTTGGCACCGTCCTGCAGAGACATGACATCGAGGTCTTCAAGAAGCACAAGCGAGCCCATGCGTATATACGGCTGAAAAAGGACAGTGAAGTTCAAAAGGTCTTGCAAGAACTACAAGATCCTGGTATTTTGGAGGTGAATGACATGAAGGGGTTAGTAGTTAAAGGAAAGATGCTAAAAGTAGCCAAGGATATCCGTGAATTTTCAGAGCACACCTCCGACAAG AGCAGTTCTGCCGATCCATTGAGACAGGAATCCCAGAGTCAACAGCAAAAGGACAAGAGGAGACTAGATCAAACTCAGGAGACATCTGGAGGCCCCTCAGGAAAATCCATGCAGCTGCCAAGCAAGATCATCGACCATTTAGCAACACCTCTGACTGGGACAAAGTCCGACAGCGCTATAATGGGTGGGGAGATCTCCGGGCAGGAGCGTTTGTTTTATGGCACGCTGATGGGGAGTGAAACGAGGAATGTTGAATTCAAGCGAGGGGGCGGAGAGTACCTGAACGTGACCCTGAAGAACCACGTTAGGAAATACATCTGTGCCTTCCTCAACAGCGAGGGGGGTAGCCTGTTCGTGGGCGTGAACGACGACGGCACCGTCTGCGGGGTGGAGTGCAGCCACAAGGACGAAGATCGGGTTAGACTGCTGATAGATTCGATCCTGAAAGGCTTCAAACCGCCGCTCTTCCCAACTTCCTATTCCATCAGCTTCCTCCCGGTTATCAAGGACGGGGACACTGGGCTCTTTCTGAAGGTCGTGAGACTGACCGTTCACCCACCCTGTAAGGACGGCGATATTTTTCTGTACGAGACTGACCAGGGTGAAGTGTACATACGCAGGGATGGCAGCGTCCAAGGTCCACTGTCAGGAAGTTCCATACAGGAGTGGTGCAGACAG AAATGGACAGCCGAAGTAAAGAAGCTGCAGGATATCATTGACACCTTGGTTAAGGAAGAATACCAGCTTCAGGAAGAGCTTCGCCAGCGGCAGCAGAACCTCCAGGAGCTGCAGGAGTTCAACTCGGACAGGGCGGCCGTGTCGAATCTCTGCTGCGTCATCTGA